One genomic segment of Photobacterium sp. DA100 includes these proteins:
- a CDS encoding isoprenylcysteine carboxylmethyltransferase family protein, translated as MSSKANEEAAQTASPRQWMRLVVVYLLIPLVLLGCAGDVGWWQGWLFSMLFLAAGIGGRIWAERRHPGLTAERQNSKNIGKAKGWDRVLAPLMAVSLGFPMVIVAGLDHRHGWSLGFAPWLVVIGFILVLLGYAFAVWALAENRFFSSVVRIQTERGHVVCDSGPYRFVRHPGYAGNILALFGLVFALSSLWALIPAVVASIITLIRTVLEDQTLHEELPGYRDYATRVRYRLIPCIY; from the coding sequence ATGTCATCGAAGGCCAATGAAGAGGCTGCTCAAACGGCATCCCCTCGTCAGTGGATGAGATTAGTTGTGGTCTATCTGCTAATCCCGTTGGTTTTATTGGGATGCGCTGGGGATGTGGGGTGGTGGCAGGGATGGCTATTTTCCATGTTGTTCTTGGCGGCCGGGATCGGTGGACGTATATGGGCCGAGCGACGCCACCCAGGATTAACTGCGGAAAGACAAAATAGTAAAAATATAGGAAAAGCAAAAGGCTGGGACAGGGTGCTGGCACCACTGATGGCGGTGAGCCTTGGGTTTCCTATGGTTATAGTCGCTGGGCTGGACCATCGCCATGGTTGGTCACTCGGGTTTGCGCCTTGGCTTGTTGTCATTGGTTTTATATTGGTTTTACTCGGATATGCTTTTGCAGTGTGGGCGCTAGCGGAGAACCGGTTTTTCTCCAGTGTGGTTCGCATTCAGACAGAACGTGGCCATGTGGTATGTGATAGCGGCCCTTACCGGTTTGTACGGCATCCGGGGTATGCCGGAAATATCCTGGCACTGTTCGGCCTTGTTTTTGCACTGAGTTCGTTATGGGCACTGATCCCTGCGGTGGTGGCATCAATTATTACGCTGATCAGAACCGTACTTGAAGATCAGACTTTGCACGAAGAGCTGCCGGGCTATCGGGACTACGCAACACGCGTCCGCTATAGGTTGATTCCTTGTATCTACTAA
- a CDS encoding alkaline phosphatase, whose protein sequence is MKHIVKPLVVAVAASTMSFSVLSAEIKNVILMIGDGMGPQQVGLLETYANNAPNSIYNGETTALYKLAQEGVIGASLTHPHEAIVVDSACSATMLATGIHTASEVIGINSNGDHVETVLEKAKRLGKATGLVSDTRLTHATPAAFAAHQPHRSLENEIAADMLEAGVDVMLSGGLRHWIPKSTNDKGATYQELEKLTQGDVDLKSKRRDERNLLTEAKNEGYSLVFNKDMLEKVQGDKLLGLFASSGMNDGIAYSHSKNDPNRTQPSLKEMTEKAIALLSKDKDGFFLMVEGGQIDWAGHSNDAGTMLHEMIKFDEAVNSVYEWAKDRDDTLIIVTADHETGSFGFSYSSQGIPEPEKRSGEAFQKRDYAPNFNFGKFEILDGLYNQKISYAQMFSKFDQLDKEQQTAEKLAEIVNSNSDFPITVAQAKNVMTTKPNPYHHENHKYLASEEVPAINDFDAFFPYNDRGNLLAREHATGQNTVWGTGTHTHTPVNVFAWGPLKEIVPVSKIMHHSELGEYIKQMVK, encoded by the coding sequence ATGAAACACATAGTAAAACCCCTCGTTGTAGCCGTTGCTGCTTCGACCATGTCTTTTTCGGTACTATCGGCAGAAATCAAGAATGTTATTCTTATGATTGGTGACGGCATGGGGCCGCAGCAAGTAGGTTTGCTAGAAACATACGCAAACAATGCACCAAATTCTATTTACAACGGTGAAACCACCGCATTGTATAAACTCGCTCAAGAGGGGGTGATTGGTGCTTCGCTAACTCACCCGCATGAAGCTATTGTTGTCGACTCTGCATGTTCAGCAACCATGCTGGCGACCGGAATACATACCGCTTCAGAGGTGATTGGCATAAACTCGAACGGTGACCATGTTGAAACCGTGCTCGAAAAAGCAAAACGCCTTGGTAAAGCAACGGGCCTGGTTTCTGATACTCGCCTGACCCACGCCACTCCAGCGGCATTTGCAGCGCATCAGCCTCACCGTTCTCTGGAAAACGAAATTGCGGCTGACATGCTAGAAGCCGGTGTTGATGTCATGCTCTCTGGTGGTCTTCGCCACTGGATCCCAAAATCGACTAACGATAAAGGTGCCACCTACCAGGAGCTTGAGAAACTGACACAAGGTGATGTGGATCTGAAGTCCAAGCGCCGTGATGAGCGTAATCTACTTACCGAGGCGAAAAACGAAGGCTACAGCCTAGTCTTCAACAAAGACATGCTAGAAAAAGTACAAGGCGACAAGCTACTTGGCCTGTTTGCTTCTTCTGGTATGAACGATGGTATTGCTTATAGTCATTCCAAAAATGACCCCAACCGAACTCAGCCATCGCTTAAAGAGATGACGGAGAAAGCAATCGCTTTGCTTTCAAAAGATAAAGACGGCTTCTTCCTGATGGTGGAAGGCGGTCAAATTGACTGGGCTGGTCACAGTAATGATGCAGGTACGATGCTGCATGAAATGATCAAGTTCGATGAAGCGGTGAACTCTGTGTATGAGTGGGCCAAAGATCGCGATGATACCTTAATCATCGTAACCGCTGACCACGAAACAGGCTCATTCGGCTTCAGCTATTCTTCACAAGGTATACCCGAGCCGGAAAAACGTTCAGGGGAAGCATTCCAGAAACGCGATTATGCGCCTAACTTTAACTTTGGCAAGTTTGAGATCTTAGATGGGCTTTACAACCAGAAGATTAGCTATGCCCAGATGTTCAGCAAGTTCGATCAACTTGATAAAGAACAGCAGACTGCTGAAAAGCTTGCTGAAATCGTCAACTCAAACAGTGATTTCCCGATCACGGTAGCTCAAGCGAAAAACGTGATGACGACAAAGCCGAACCCGTATCATCACGAAAACCACAAATACCTAGCCAGTGAGGAAGTGCCAGCAATCAACGATTTTGATGCGTTCTTCCCATACAATGATCGCGGCAACTTGCTGGCTCGCGAGCATGCCACGGGTCAAAATACAGTTTGGGGAACAGGTACGCATACTCATACTCCAGTTAATGTATTTGCTTGGGGGCCTCTGAAAGAGATCGTCCCAGTCTCTAAAATCATGCACCACTCAGAGCTTGGTGAATACATTAAACAGATGGTGAAGTAG
- a CDS encoding methyl-accepting chemotaxis protein, giving the protein MKFSHKVVATSSAILLAALSLLSANQYFNTKNQIQSLVMQSMDEIISGMSNTVNAELSSKKSLAAYTASLVSSDMSLDNIQTVIEQPTLKHAFLLTGLGFEKDGSFTSNDPSWDPGESWEPRARPWYIDSKQSRDIVITSPYADSVSNEILVSIASPLLSDGQFQGAIFFDMSLSGLAELVNQVSLFNAGYLFIVAGDGTTIAHPDARFNGKPMSEFVGNNPIATNAVHAELDGKTVTLSFTQITGQEWYIGAVLDENVAFAAVNQLRTDAVIYSLIAMVAGIIALLVLIKVLMRPLTDLNTAIQDVASGQGDLTRRLDTNTDQEFAVLAKGFNAFTEKLQNLILQSKSLSSDILLGTEQTAAGAQQSASAMSNQLKELDQLATAMHEMAATSVEVANNAQGAATAAQQADDAVKDGGRIVSHTASAISDLSAQIDQAVEVVKQLEASTGNIESILKVINEIADQTNLLALNAAIEAARAGESGRGFAVVADEVRTLAQRTQESTTEIRQMIEQLQSGASSAANVMGMSKETAASTVEKSQEADEALVRISGAIQQINDMNLQIASAAEEQSLVAEEINTNTLNIKELSVQVSDAAAAADQALEEQINKVREQDAIMNKFVV; this is encoded by the coding sequence ATGAAGTTCAGCCATAAAGTTGTCGCAACATCGTCGGCAATATTACTAGCAGCACTCTCGCTCCTGTCTGCCAACCAATATTTCAATACCAAAAACCAAATCCAGTCTTTAGTCATGCAAAGTATGGATGAGATCATTTCCGGCATGAGCAATACGGTCAATGCCGAACTATCAAGCAAAAAGTCTCTCGCTGCCTATACTGCCAGCCTGGTATCCAGTGACATGTCACTGGACAATATCCAAACCGTCATTGAGCAACCCACTCTCAAACACGCTTTTTTGCTCACCGGACTGGGATTTGAAAAAGATGGCAGCTTCACCAGCAATGACCCGAGCTGGGATCCTGGGGAGTCCTGGGAGCCGCGAGCTCGCCCGTGGTACATCGATAGCAAGCAAAGCCGCGATATTGTTATCACGTCCCCTTACGCAGACTCTGTCAGCAATGAGATTTTGGTCTCCATCGCCAGTCCCTTGCTCTCTGACGGGCAATTCCAGGGGGCGATCTTCTTCGACATGAGCCTGTCAGGCCTGGCCGAGCTGGTGAACCAAGTCTCTTTATTCAATGCCGGTTACCTCTTCATCGTCGCGGGTGATGGCACGACCATTGCCCATCCCGACGCCAGATTTAACGGTAAGCCAATGAGCGAGTTTGTCGGCAACAACCCGATTGCAACAAATGCCGTCCACGCTGAGCTAGACGGTAAAACCGTGACCTTGTCCTTTACCCAGATCACAGGCCAAGAGTGGTATATCGGTGCGGTACTGGATGAAAACGTCGCTTTTGCCGCAGTCAACCAGCTTCGGACAGATGCGGTTATCTACTCGCTAATCGCCATGGTGGCCGGAATTATCGCTCTGCTAGTCTTGATCAAGGTATTGATGCGACCGCTGACAGATCTCAACACCGCGATACAGGATGTGGCATCAGGCCAGGGCGATCTCACCCGACGGCTGGATACCAATACCGATCAGGAGTTTGCGGTGCTGGCTAAAGGATTCAATGCCTTTACCGAGAAACTGCAAAACCTGATCCTGCAATCTAAATCACTCAGCAGTGATATTTTGCTCGGCACCGAACAAACTGCCGCCGGGGCCCAACAGTCAGCTTCTGCCATGTCCAACCAGCTGAAAGAGCTGGATCAGTTGGCAACCGCCATGCACGAAATGGCGGCAACCTCGGTTGAGGTAGCCAATAATGCACAGGGGGCGGCCACGGCAGCACAACAGGCTGATGACGCGGTCAAAGACGGTGGGCGCATTGTCTCCCACACGGCCAGTGCCATCTCAGATCTTTCCGCGCAAATTGATCAGGCGGTTGAGGTGGTCAAACAACTGGAAGCGTCGACGGGCAACATTGAGTCCATTCTCAAGGTGATCAATGAAATCGCCGATCAAACCAACCTGCTGGCCCTCAATGCGGCCATTGAGGCGGCGCGTGCCGGTGAATCTGGCCGAGGCTTTGCCGTTGTGGCCGATGAGGTGCGGACACTCGCCCAACGAACGCAGGAGTCCACCACCGAAATTCGCCAGATGATCGAGCAACTGCAGTCCGGGGCAAGCTCGGCGGCGAACGTGATGGGCATGAGCAAAGAGACTGCGGCCTCGACGGTGGAGAAATCTCAAGAAGCGGACGAGGCGCTGGTCAGGATCAGCGGGGCCATCCAGCAGATCAACGACATGAACCTGCAAATCGCTTCTGCCGCCGAGGAGCAGAGCCTGGTGGCCGAGGAGATCAATACCAACACGCTAAACATCAAAGAGCTCAGTGTGCAGGTCTCTGATGCCGCGGCGGCCGCCGATCAGGCTCTGGAAGAGCAAATCAATAAAGTCCGGGAGCAAGACGCGATCATGAACAAGTTTGTGGTGTAA
- a CDS encoding phosphoribosylaminoimidazolesuccinocarboxamide synthase — protein sequence MSLADQVLAVNDDLPIRTDKLVHSGKVRSVYWLTEEDSRRLIKEKGYNVQPDAPLAIMVISDRISAFDCIWHAEGGLRGVPGKGAALNAISNHWFKLFRENGLADSHILDIPHPFVWIVQKAKPVMVEAICRQYITGSMWRAYSQGERNFCGIELPEGLEKDQKLPELLMTPSTKGILTGIPGVPEVDDVNVTRSDLENNFEAFNFRSADDIGRYEQLLEEGFDVISKELAALDQIFVDTKFEFGYVTDAKGNEKLIYMDEVGTPDSSRIWDGAAYRDGEIIENSKEGFRQMLLNHFPDPDILLNKDRMDERFALARDNELPVDALMNLSKIYTEIAEKITGDKIQLSQNPKAEIIAVLRDEYGLID from the coding sequence ATGAGCCTTGCTGATCAAGTTCTCGCTGTAAATGATGACCTGCCAATCCGAACCGATAAACTCGTCCATAGCGGTAAGGTTCGTTCCGTCTACTGGTTAACCGAAGAAGATAGCCGTCGCTTGATCAAAGAGAAAGGCTACAACGTTCAACCTGATGCCCCGCTGGCTATCATGGTGATCAGTGATCGTATCTCTGCTTTCGACTGCATCTGGCACGCCGAAGGCGGCCTGAGAGGCGTACCGGGTAAAGGGGCAGCACTCAACGCCATTTCCAACCACTGGTTCAAGCTATTCCGTGAAAATGGCCTAGCCGACAGCCATATCCTGGATATCCCGCACCCGTTTGTCTGGATCGTACAAAAAGCCAAGCCCGTGATGGTTGAAGCGATTTGCCGCCAGTACATCACAGGTTCAATGTGGCGAGCCTACAGCCAAGGCGAGCGCAACTTCTGTGGTATCGAACTGCCAGAAGGACTGGAAAAAGATCAGAAATTGCCTGAGCTACTGATGACGCCATCGACCAAGGGAATTCTTACCGGTATTCCTGGTGTGCCGGAAGTCGACGATGTCAATGTCACCCGCTCCGATCTGGAGAACAACTTTGAAGCATTCAACTTCCGCAGCGCCGATGATATCGGCCGCTACGAGCAGCTGCTCGAGGAAGGCTTCGATGTGATCAGCAAAGAGCTGGCGGCGTTGGATCAGATCTTCGTCGATACTAAGTTCGAATTCGGTTACGTAACCGATGCCAAAGGCAATGAAAAGCTGATCTACATGGATGAAGTGGGCACACCGGATTCTTCCCGTATCTGGGACGGTGCGGCTTACCGCGATGGTGAAATCATCGAAAACTCCAAGGAAGGCTTCCGCCAGATGCTGCTGAACCACTTCCCGGATCCAGATATCCTGCTGAATAAAGACCGCATGGATGAGCGCTTCGCCCTGGCCCGTGACAACGAGCTGCCGGTGGATGCCCTGATGAACCTGTCGAAGATCTACACCGAGATTGCCGAGAAAATCACTGGCGATAAAATCCAGCTTAGTCAAAACCCGAAAGCAGAAATCATTGCCGTCCTGCGCGATGAATATGGTTTGATCGACTAA